Proteins encoded together in one Myxocyprinus asiaticus isolate MX2 ecotype Aquarium Trade chromosome 9, UBuf_Myxa_2, whole genome shotgun sequence window:
- the LOC127446434 gene encoding mitochondrial import receptor subunit TOM34-like, whose product MPRKRRSQSWTELKQAGNERFRAGQYGEAVTLYSQSIERLEKSGQNNKEDLAILYSNRAASYLKDGNCNECIKDCSVSLDLVPFGFKALLRRAAAYEAMERYRQAYVDYKTALQIDCNIPSAHDGVNRMTKVLIDIDGPSWREKLPPIPTVPMSVKESLAQSTSLASTSQQNGMIENKKKVPGPEAVKKAKALKEEGNAFVKKGEYKKAVEKYTQSLSQATEVTTYTNRALCYLSLKMYKEVISDCDEALKLDSANIKAFYRRAQAYKELKNKKLCVEDLNSLLKIEPNNTAAQKLLLEVQKMK is encoded by the exons ATGCCTCGGAAACGGCGCTCACAGTCGTGGACGGAGCTCAAACAAGCCGGTAACGAGCGTTTCAGAGCCGGACAGTATGGAGAAGCTGTGACTCTCTACAGTCAGTCCATCGAGCGGCTGGAGAAGTCTG GTCAGAACAACAAGGAAGATCTGGCTATTTTGTACTCCAACAGGGCAGCCAGTTACCTGAAAGATGGAAACTGCAACGAGTGCATTAAAGACTGCTCAGT ATCGCTTGACTTGGTTCCTTTTGGATTTAAAGCGCTCCTTCGCCGGGCTGCAGCTTATGAGGCCATGGAGAGATACAGACAGGCTTATGTGGACTACAAAACTGCTCTACAGATAGACTGCAACATCCCATCTGCGCACGATGGTGTCAACAG AATGACCAAGGTTTTGATCGATATAGACGGGCCATCTTGGCGAGAGAAACTCCCTCCGATCCCCACAGTTCCGATGTCTGTGAAAGAAAGTCTAGCACAATCCACAAGCCTGGCCTCCACCTCACAACAGAACGGCATGATCGAAAACAAGAAGAAAG taccaGGACCTGAAGCTGTTAAAAAGGCCAAAGCTCTAAAGGAGGAAGGCAATGCATTTGTGAAGAAAGGCGAATACAAGAAAGCAGTGGAGAAGTACACGCAGTCACTCAGTCAAGCCACAGAAGTCACAACCTACACAAATAG GGCTCTCTGCTACCTTTCATTAAAGATGTACAAAGAAGTTATTAGCGATTGTGATGAGGCTCTTAAATTGGATTCTGCCAACATTAAGGCCTTTTACCGACGTGCCCAGGCATATAAGGAACTCAAA AACAAAAAGTTATGTGTGGAAGATCTCAACAGCTTGctcaaaattgagccaaacaaCACGGCAGCACAAAAACTACTTCTGGAAGTGCAGAAGATGAAATAA
- the LOC127446445 gene encoding cytochrome c oxidase subunit 6C-1, whose amino-acid sequence MSLPKPVMRGLLAKRLRFHLPIAFGLSLLAAAAFKYTVTEPRKQAYADFYKQYDAMKEFNAMREAGVFESVRPSGE is encoded by the exons ATGTCACTCCCAAAGCCAGTAATGAGAGGCCTCCTGGCCAAGCGTTTGAGGTTTCATTTGCCAATTGCATTCGGTCTTTCCCTGCTTGCTGCAGCCGCCTTCAAG TACACAGTAACAGAGCCCAGGAAACAGGCATATGCTGACTTCTACAAACAGTACGATGCCATGAAGGAGTTCAATGCCATGAGGGAAGCTGGTGTCTTTGAAAGTGTCAGGCCCTCAGGAGAATAA
- the LOC127446429 gene encoding zinc finger CCCH domain-containing protein 10-like, with the protein MPDRDSTFLAGGSGGGSGTGVGTGVGEEGGSGSGLGGGVGEGRVTVGGSSAGCGGGNGGPGAMGGGGALGNGNSCSGFGSGLALDGVCRDFLRNVCKRGKRCRFRHPDFNEVPDLGVQKNEFIFCHDYQNKECVRTNCRFVHGSKEDEDYYKKTGELPLRLRGKVAAGLGLSPTDLPLSRGEVPICRDYLKGECQRGNKCKFRHVRKDYDYEASSRVGVGCMMGIPGGVSGMVNAGGGGTVAVGGACGGMSGLVGGGVGNYLGMGCPNMGACRDQGLSVGGGGGGSMSGCMSIGTAGHRRYERGPCSVYDPLFENGLFEAGPVEAPVDHTAFQLKRRRLEGLRLADGPGGGHYDLGIQATLPTRPLEYRFLEEENALLRKRVEELKKQVSNLIATNEVLLEQNAQFRSQAKVMTLSSTPAPSEQSMAPPVGSVSSYNHGIAQTHTTLSSAGLQPRPVTQQDLVAPAGTPTAPPTNAAPPTAPPPHLNPDPISAALAQTIAQGMAPPVSMAPVAVSVAPVAVSMAQPLAGITMSHATTPMVTYPIASQSMRITTLPH; encoded by the exons ATGCCTGACCGGGATAGCACCTTCCTGGCAGGTGGCAGTGGGGGTGGAAGTGGGACCGGGGTGGGCACTGGGGTTGGGGAGGAAGGCGGGTCAGGGTCAGGTTTGGGTGGAGGGGTAGGAGAGGGACGAGTGACGGTGGGGGGCAGTTCAGCGGGTTGTGGAGGAGGTAACGGGGGTCCTGGGGCGATGGGAGGCGGCGGAGCATTAGGAAACGGGAATAGCTGCAGTGGTTTCGGCTCCGGTTTGGCACTTGACGGCGTTTGCCGGGACTTTTTGCGGAATGTGTGCAAGCGTGGCAAGCGTTGCCGTTTCCGCCATCCGGACTTCAATGAGGTTCCCGATTTGGGAGTGCAGAAGAATGAATTCATCTTCTGTCATGACTATCAAAACAAAGAGTGCGTGCGCACAAATTGCCGATTCGTTCACGGATCTAAAGAGGATGAGGATTATTATAAGAAAACCGGAGAGTTGCCCTTGCGACTAAGGGGGAAGGTGGCTGCTGGATTGGGACTGTCCCCTACCGATCTTCCTTTGAGCCGTGGTGAAGTCCCCATTTGCAGAGACTACCTGAAGGGTGAATGCCAGAGGGGCAACAAGTGCAAATTCCGCCACGTACGGAAAGATTACGACTATGAGGCTTCGTCGAGGGTGGGGGTTGGTTGTATGATGGGCATTCCAGGTGGGGTTAGTGGGATGGTAAACGCAGGTGGAGGAGGGACAGTTGCCGTTGGTGGTGCCTGTGGTGGGATGTCTGGACTTGTTGGGGGTGGTGTTGGTAATTACTTGGGGATGGGATGTCCCAACATGGGCGCATGCAGAGACCAAGGACTGTCGGTTGGAGGGGGAGGCGGGGGTTCAATGAGTGGCTGCATGTCAATAGGCACTGCCGGTCATCGGCGGTACGAAAGGGGCCCGTGCTCTGTTTATGACCCCTTATTTGAAAATGGCTTGTTTGAAGCAGGGCCAGTGGAAGCTCCTGTTGACCACACGGCTTTCCAGCTGAAGAGACGGCGATTAGAAGGGCTACGATTGGCTGATGGTCCCGGTGGAGGACATTATGACCTGGGGATTCAGGCCACTCTGCCAACACGGCCATTAGAATACCGCTTTCTTGAAGAGGAGAATGCCTTATTGAGGAAAAGAGTGGAGGAGCTTAAGAAACAG GTGTCCAATCTCATAGCCACCAACGAGGTGCTCTTGGAGCAGAACGCTCAGTTCAGAAGTCAAGCTAAAGTGATGACTCTATCCTCCACCCCTGCACCGTCCGAGCAGAGTATGGCGCCCCCTGTTGGTTCCGTGAGCTCCTACAACCACGGCATCGCCCAGACGCACACCACTCTAAGTAGCGCTGGTCTGCAGCCCCGGCCCGTAACGCAACAAGATTTGGTGGCCCCAGCAGGCACACCAACCGCTCCTCCAACTAATGCAGCACCCCCCACCGCACCCCCTCCACATCTGAACCCTGACCCCATCTCAGCTGCACTGGCTCAGACTATCGCCCAGGGAATGGCGCCACCTGTTTCCATGGCCCCTGTAGCGGTTTCAGTGGCGCCAGTTGCTGTGTCTATGGCACAGCCATTGGCGGGCATCACAATGAGCCATGCCACAACACCGATGGTGACGTACCCCATCGCAAGTCAAAGTATGAGGATCACGACTTTGCCTCATTAG